The Urocitellus parryii isolate mUroPar1 chromosome 6, mUroPar1.hap1, whole genome shotgun sequence genome includes a window with the following:
- the Otor gene encoding otoraplin — protein MARIILLLLLGLVAICAVHGVFMDRLASKKLCADDECVYTISLASAQEDYNAPDCRFINVKKGQQIYVYSKLVKENEAGEFWAGSVYGDHQDEMGIVGYFPSNLVKEQYVYQEATKEVPTTDIDFFCE, from the exons atggcAAGAATAATATTACTTCTCCTTCTGGGTCTTGTGGCTATATGTGCTGTGCATGGAGTATTTATGGACAGACTTGCTTCCAAGAAGCTGTGTGCAGATGACGAGTGTGTCT ataCTATTTCTCTGGCTAGTGCTCAAGAAGATTACAATGCCCCAGACTGTAGATTCATTAATGTTAAAAAAGGGCAGCAAATCTATGTTTACTCAAAGCTggtgaaagaaaatgaagctgGAGAGTTTTGGGCTGGCAGT GTTTATGGTGATCATCAGGATGAAATGGGAATCGTGGGTTATTTCCCCAGCAACCTGGTCAAGGAGCAATATGTGTACCAGGAAGCCACCAAAGAAGTTCCCACTACG gaTATCGACTTCTTCtgtgaataa